Proteins co-encoded in one Papaver somniferum cultivar HN1 chromosome 5, ASM357369v1, whole genome shotgun sequence genomic window:
- the LOC113281402 gene encoding NAC domain-containing protein 83-like isoform X1 has protein sequence MENKQLNFVKNGVIRLPPGFRFHPTDEELVVQYLKRKVFACPLPASIIPELNVCKQDPWNLPGDSEQERYFFSMREAKYPNGNRPNRATGAGYWKATGNDRKIVAFRSNQIVGMKKTLVFYRGKPSNGTRTDWIMHEYRLVDPGTTASNILQRKNLTQNSLVQIGDWVLCRIFLKKRNSKNDEEINGKENKVNSVKETAVKPRFIDFMMQEKMNQSPCSSSCSSSASSGITEEVSSANKENSCSSSSSYRRDNSNQT, from the exons ATGGAGAATAAGCAACTCAATTTTGTTAAAAATGGTGTCATTAGATTACCTCCCGGTTTCCGGTTCCATCCTACCGATGAAGAACTCGTCGTTCAGTATCTAAAACGTAAAGTTTTCGCTTGCCCATTGCCTGCTTCAATCATTCCTGAGCTCAATGTTTGCAAACAGGATCCTTGGAATTTGCCTG GTGATTCGGAACAAGAGCGATATTTCTTTAGTATGCGAGAAGCCAAGTACCCGAACGGGAACAGACCGAACAGAGCAACCGGTGCTGGTTATTGGAAGGCAACCGGAAATGACAGGAAAATTGTAGCTTTTAGAAGCAACCAAATAGTTGGAATGAAGAAAACTCTAGTATTCTACAGAGGAAAGCCATCAAATGGCACTAGGACTGACTGGATCATGCATGAATATCGCCTTGTCGATCCAGGAACTACAGCTTCCAATATCTTACAGAGAAAAAACTTGACCCAA AACTCCCTGGTGCAAATTGGAGACTGGGTTCTATGTCGCAttttcttaaagaaaagaaacagTAAAAACGACGAAGAAATCAATGGCAAGGAGAACAAAGTGAACAGTGTAAAGGAAACGGCGGTTAAGCCTAGATTCATTGATTTCATGATGCAGGAAAAGATGAATCAAagtccttgttcttcttcttgctcttcttcTGCCTCAAGTGGGATAACCGAAGAAGTTTCATCTGccaataaagaaaatagttgctcCTCATCATCTTCTTATAGAAGAGATAATAGTAATCAAACATGA
- the LOC113281402 gene encoding NAC domain-containing protein 83-like isoform X2, whose product MSYPNSSPQQLVLKRLPPGFRFHPTDEELVVQYLKRKVFACPLPASIIPELNVCKQDPWNLPGDSEQERYFFSMREAKYPNGNRPNRATGAGYWKATGNDRKIVAFRSNQIVGMKKTLVFYRGKPSNGTRTDWIMHEYRLVDPGTTASNILQRKNLTQNSLVQIGDWVLCRIFLKKRNSKNDEEINGKENKVNSVKETAVKPRFIDFMMQEKMNQSPCSSSCSSSASSGITEEVSSANKENSCSSSSSYRRDNSNQT is encoded by the exons ATGAGTTATCCTAATTCATCACCTCAACAATTGGTGCTTAAGAG ATTACCTCCCGGTTTCCGGTTCCATCCTACCGATGAAGAACTCGTCGTTCAGTATCTAAAACGTAAAGTTTTCGCTTGCCCATTGCCTGCTTCAATCATTCCTGAGCTCAATGTTTGCAAACAGGATCCTTGGAATTTGCCTG GTGATTCGGAACAAGAGCGATATTTCTTTAGTATGCGAGAAGCCAAGTACCCGAACGGGAACAGACCGAACAGAGCAACCGGTGCTGGTTATTGGAAGGCAACCGGAAATGACAGGAAAATTGTAGCTTTTAGAAGCAACCAAATAGTTGGAATGAAGAAAACTCTAGTATTCTACAGAGGAAAGCCATCAAATGGCACTAGGACTGACTGGATCATGCATGAATATCGCCTTGTCGATCCAGGAACTACAGCTTCCAATATCTTACAGAGAAAAAACTTGACCCAA AACTCCCTGGTGCAAATTGGAGACTGGGTTCTATGTCGCAttttcttaaagaaaagaaacagTAAAAACGACGAAGAAATCAATGGCAAGGAGAACAAAGTGAACAGTGTAAAGGAAACGGCGGTTAAGCCTAGATTCATTGATTTCATGATGCAGGAAAAGATGAATCAAagtccttgttcttcttcttgctcttcttcTGCCTCAAGTGGGATAACCGAAGAAGTTTCATCTGccaataaagaaaatagttgctcCTCATCATCTTCTTATAGAAGAGATAATAGTAATCAAACATGA